One part of the Streptococcus sp. oral taxon 431 genome encodes these proteins:
- the atpF gene encoding F0F1 ATP synthase subunit B — translation MDLTISTIIGDFILIAGSFLLLIFLVKKYAWGNITSVLDERAEKISSDIDGAEEARKKAEELASKREAELAGSRTEAKTIIENAKETAEKSRADILAEAKLEAGRLKEKANQEIAQNKAEALQSVKGEVADLTVSLAGKIISQNLDGHAHKELIDQYIDQLGEA, via the coding sequence ATGGATTTAACTATTAGTACCATTATTGGTGACTTTATTCTGATCGCTGGTTCCTTCCTTTTATTGATCTTTTTAGTGAAGAAATATGCTTGGGGAAATATTACCAGTGTCTTAGATGAACGCGCTGAAAAGATTTCTTCAGATATTGATGGTGCCGAGGAAGCCCGTAAAAAGGCAGAGGAACTTGCTAGCAAACGCGAAGCTGAGTTAGCGGGTAGCCGTACCGAAGCTAAAACTATTATCGAGAATGCAAAGGAAACTGCAGAGAAAAGTAGAGCCGATATTTTAGCCGAAGCTAAACTTGAAGCAGGTCGCTTAAAAGAAAAAGCCAACCAAGAAATTGCGCAAAACAAAGCTGAGGCTTTACAAAGCGTTAAAGGTGAGGTAGCAGATTTGACAGTTAGTTTAGCTGGAAAAATCATCTCACAAAACCTTGACGGTCATGCCCATAAAGAACTCATTGATCAGTATATCGATCAGCTAGGAGAAGCTTAA
- a CDS encoding F0F1 ATP synthase subunit C produces MNLTFFGLCLACMGVSLAEGFLMNGLFKSAARQPDIIPQLRSLMIMGIAFIEGTFFVTLAMSFVIK; encoded by the coding sequence ATGAATTTAACATTTTTCGGTCTATGTCTTGCCTGTATGGGTGTATCTCTTGCAGAAGGATTTTTGATGAACGGTTTGTTCAAGTCTGCAGCACGCCAACCAGATATCATCCCACAATTGCGTAGTTTGATGATCATGGGGATTGCCTTTATCGAAGGAACATTCTTTGTAACCTTGGCGATGTCATTTGTCATTAAATAG
- a CDS encoding peptidase U32 family protein, with product MTKTLKRPEVLSPAGTLEKLKVAVQYGADAVFIGGQAYGLRSRAGNFTFEQMKEGVQFAAKYGAKVYVAANMVMHEGNEEGAGEWFRKLRDIGIAAVIVSDPALIMIAATEAPGLEIHLSTQASATNYETLEFWKELGLTRVVLAREVSMEELAEIRKRTDVEIEAFVHGAMCISYSGRCTLSNHMSMRDANRGGCSQSCRWKYDLYDMPFGKERKSLKGEIPEEFSMSAVDMSMIDHIPDMIENGVDSLKIEGRMKSIHYVSTVTNCYKAAVDAYLESPEKFETIKQDLIDEMWKVAQRELATGFYYGTPSENEQLFGARRKIPEYKFVAEVVAYDDATQTATIRQRNVINEGDQVEFYGPGFRHFETYIEDLHDAKGNKIDRAPNPMELLTIKVPQPVQAGDMVRALKEGLINLYKEDGTSVTVRA from the coding sequence ATGACAAAAACTTTGAAACGTCCTGAGGTTCTATCACCTGCAGGAACACTAGAAAAACTTAAAGTAGCTGTTCAATACGGAGCAGATGCTGTCTTTATCGGTGGTCAGGCCTATGGTCTTCGTAGCCGCGCGGGTAACTTCACTTTCGAACAGATGAAAGAAGGAGTTCAGTTCGCTGCTAAGTACGGTGCTAAGGTTTATGTAGCTGCTAATATGGTCATGCACGAAGGAAACGAAGAAGGGGCCGGCGAATGGTTCCGTAAATTACGTGATATTGGGATTGCAGCGGTTATCGTGTCTGATCCAGCCTTGATCATGATTGCTGCAACAGAAGCACCAGGACTTGAAATCCACCTTTCAACCCAGGCCAGTGCGACTAACTACGAAACCCTAGAATTCTGGAAAGAACTTGGATTGACTCGCGTTGTTTTGGCGCGTGAGGTTTCTATGGAAGAATTGGCAGAAATTCGCAAACGTACAGACGTAGAGATTGAAGCCTTCGTACATGGAGCTATGTGTATTTCCTACTCTGGTCGTTGTACCCTCTCTAACCATATGAGTATGCGTGACGCCAACCGTGGTGGATGTTCGCAATCTTGCCGTTGGAAATATGACCTTTACGATATGCCATTCGGTAAGGAGCGTAAGAGTCTCAAGGGAGAAATTCCTGAAGAATTTTCAATGTCAGCTGTTGATATGTCGATGATTGACCATATTCCAGATATGATTGAAAATGGTGTGGATAGTTTGAAGATTGAAGGCCGTATGAAGTCCATCCACTATGTTTCAACAGTAACAAACTGCTACAAGGCTGCCGTTGATGCTTATCTTGAGAGCCCTGAAAAGTTTGAAACTATCAAGCAAGACTTGATTGATGAAATGTGGAAGGTAGCCCAACGTGAATTGGCTACAGGATTCTACTATGGAACTCCATCTGAAAACGAACAACTGTTCGGTGCTCGTCGTAAGATTCCAGAATACAAGTTTGTTGCTGAAGTAGTAGCTTATGATGATGCGACGCAAACAGCAACTATTCGCCAACGTAACGTTATCAACGAAGGTGACCAAGTTGAGTTTTACGGTCCAGGCTTCCGTCATTTTGAAACTTATATCGAAGACCTTCATGATGCTAAAGGTAATAAAATTGACCGTGCACCAAATCCAATGGAACTTTTAACCATCAAGGTTCCTCAACCAGTACAAGCTGGTGATATGGTCCGTGCTTTGAAAGAAGGCCTGATCAATCTTTACAAAGAAGATGGAACAAGCGTCACAGTTCGTGCCTAG
- a CDS encoding CHY zinc finger protein, with product MLQAQGLLVDDESRCVHYHSDKDIVALQCYECQKYYACYQCHNVLESHIFSPYPLNLKQDKPILCGSCKKTLTYEEYREKGSCSYCAALFNPACQSHHSYYFK from the coding sequence ATGCTTCAAGCTCAGGGCTTACTAGTAGATGATGAAAGCAGATGTGTTCATTACCATAGTGACAAAGATATCGTAGCGCTCCAGTGTTATGAGTGTCAGAAATACTATGCCTGTTATCAGTGTCACAATGTACTAGAGTCGCACATATTTTCTCCTTACCCTTTGAATCTAAAACAGGATAAACCTATCTTATGTGGTTCCTGTAAGAAGACCCTAACTTATGAGGAGTATAGAGAAAAGGGGAGCTGTTCTTATTGTGCAGCACTCTTTAATCCTGCTTGCCAGAGTCATCACTCGTATTATTTCAAATAA
- the atpB gene encoding F0F1 ATP synthase subunit A, translating into MEESLNPTVNIGPISFDLTLLAMSLVTVLMVFAFVYWASRKMTIRPKGKQNALEMIYDFVIGFTKPNIGESYIKDYSLFLFSLFLFILVANNIGLMAKVQTTNGYNLWTSPTANLGYDLSLSLLITLIAHVEGVRRRGVKEYLRAFVTPGFMTPMNILEEFTNFASLAIRIYGNIFAGEVLAGLLLALSQNALYWYPFAFIANMLWTAFSIFISCIQAYVFTMLSSMYIGKKINEGEE; encoded by the coding sequence ATGGAAGAAAGTTTGAATCCAACCGTTAATATTGGACCAATATCCTTTGATTTGACCCTGCTTGCCATGTCTCTTGTAACTGTTTTGATGGTTTTTGCCTTTGTCTACTGGGCAAGTCGTAAAATGACCATCCGTCCAAAGGGTAAACAAAATGCTCTTGAGATGATTTATGACTTTGTGATTGGTTTTACCAAACCAAACATTGGAGAATCATACATCAAGGATTATTCCTTGTTTCTGTTTTCTCTATTTTTGTTTATCTTAGTTGCCAATAATATCGGCTTAATGGCAAAAGTACAAACAACAAACGGTTATAACTTGTGGACTTCCCCAACAGCCAACCTTGGATACGATTTATCCCTCTCATTATTGATCACTTTGATCGCCCATGTAGAAGGAGTTCGTCGTAGAGGTGTTAAAGAATATTTGAGAGCATTTGTTACACCTGGCTTCATGACTCCGATGAACATTTTAGAAGAGTTCACCAATTTTGCTTCCTTGGCGATTCGGATCTACGGAAATATTTTTGCCGGTGAGGTCTTAGCTGGATTGCTATTAGCCTTGTCACAAAATGCTTTGTATTGGTATCCTTTTGCCTTTATCGCAAACATGTTATGGACAGCCTTTTCGATTTTCATTTCATGTATTCAAGCTTATGTATTTACCATGTTGTCATCTATGTACATTGGTAAAAAAATAAATGAAGGGGAAGAGTAA
- a CDS encoding F0F1 ATP synthase subunit delta, which translates to MDKKTVKVIEKYSMPFVQLVIEKGEEDRIFSDLTQIKQVAEETDLPSFLTQVDVDESDKEKTVSYFQDSASPLLQNFIQVLLYNHRSNLFYDVIVDCLNRLEKETNRFEVTIMSAHPLTDEQKERLLPIIEKKMSLKVRSIKEEIDDSLIGGFVIIANHKTINVSIKQQLKVVKENLK; encoded by the coding sequence ATGGACAAAAAGACAGTAAAGGTAATTGAAAAATACAGCATGCCTTTTGTCCAATTGGTGATTGAAAAAGGAGAAGAAGACCGTATCTTTTCAGACTTGACTCAAATTAAGCAAGTCGCTGAAGAAACAGACTTGCCTTCTTTTTTGACTCAGGTAGATGTTGATGAGTCTGACAAGGAAAAAACAGTCAGTTATTTCCAAGACTCTGCATCGCCATTATTACAAAACTTCATTCAAGTTCTGTTGTACAATCATCGATCAAATCTTTTTTATGATGTGATTGTAGATTGTTTAAACCGTCTTGAGAAAGAAACGAATCGTTTTGAAGTAACGATTATGTCTGCTCATCCTCTAACCGATGAACAGAAAGAACGTCTACTTCCTATTATAGAGAAAAAGATGTCTTTAAAAGTGCGTAGCATTAAAGAAGAAATCGACGATAGTTTAATCGGTGGTTTTGTCATTATCGCCAATCACAAGACAATTAATGTTAGTATTAAACAACAACTTAAAGTTGTTAAGGAAAATTTGAAATAG